A stretch of the Osmerus mordax isolate fOsmMor3 chromosome 12, fOsmMor3.pri, whole genome shotgun sequence genome encodes the following:
- the vimr2 gene encoding peripherin, translating into MTMLRVSSYRRLFEEEQWARSGGSSMQCAEEYRSPARGAAGHKCECEQLDFVAAKAINKEGLSRFTQDRTVLAALNNRLATLIELARCFEEENESLETQILALEDRLSSQQASSTSTAIVVPDYSLDAVVERLRKEKEEILCVTEELRSELECLQQEHQKAVQQRTLVQEQREDVAMDVDAVTAECLALREQVCIYEEQLANMEAQHATTVETLAEPAEGAEGAMTAVEFCSPDITPALQIKEYYCQLAESLQYECGMSSAVVAVGNGQQGELASGSRGTDVSKITDVNELKKQIGELEKELMELEKCNEELEDEGEMKKAEYLEQIEELECRIEEMGYKQEDLDIQMKQQCEEYQDLLSEKMARDIEIAAYRGLVEEEDERLCYL; encoded by the exons ATGACCATGCTCAGAGTGTCGTCGTACCGCAGGCTGTTTGAGGAGGAGCAGTGGGCTCGCTCTGGAGGCTCCAGTATGCAGTGTGCTGAAGAGTACCGCTCCCCAGCCAG GGGTGCGGCTGGCCACAAGTGTGAGTGCGAGCAGCTAGACTTTGTGGCTGCCAAGGCCATAAACAAGGAAGGCCTGAGTCGTTTCACTCAGGATCGCACCGTCCTTGCCGCCCTCAACAATCGCCTGGCCACCCTCATTGAATTG GCCCGTTGTTTTGAGGAGGAGAACGAGTCCCTGGAGACTCAGATCCTGGCTCTGGAGGACAGGCTGAGCAGCCAGCAGGCCTCGTCCACCTCCACCGCCATCGTTGTCCCCGATTACAGCCTGGACGCTGTGGTGGAGAGACTGCGCAAAGAGAAG GAGGAGATCCTGTGTGTCACAGAGGAGCTGAGGAGCGAGCTGGAGTGTCTGCAACAGGAGCACCAGAAGGCCGTTCAGCAGAGGACCCTCGtccaggagcagagggaggacgtTGCCATG GATGTGGACGCAGTGACAGCTGAGTGCCTGGCCCTCAGGGAGCAGGTTTGCATCTACGAGGAGCAGCTTGCTAACATGGAGGCCCAACATGCCACg ACGGTGGAGACTCTGGCGGAGCCTGctgagggggcggagggagcCATGACAGCAGTGGAGTTCTGTAGCCCTGACATCACCCCAGCCCTGCAGATCAAGGAGTACTACTGCCAGCTGGCTGAGAGCCTGCAG TATGAGTGTGGCATGTCCTCCGCTGTGGTTGCCGTTGGAAACGGGCAGCAAGGGGAGCTGGCTTCCGGGTCAAGGGGCACGGACGTCTCCAAGATTACCGACGTCAATGAACTGAAAAAGCAG atcggGGAGCTGGAGAAAGAGCTGATGGAGTTGGAGAAGTGCAATGAAGagctggaggatgagggagagatgaagaaagcCGAATACCTGGAGCAGATCGAAGAGTTGGAG tgtcgTATTGAGGAGATGGGGTACAAGCAGGAGGACCTTGATATCCAGATGAAGCAGCAGTGTGAGGAGTACCAGGATCTCCTCAGTGAGAAGATGGCCAGAGACATAGAGATCGCTGCCTACAG